In Plodia interpunctella isolate USDA-ARS_2022_Savannah chromosome 17, ilPloInte3.2, whole genome shotgun sequence, one genomic interval encodes:
- the LOC128677377 gene encoding uncharacterized protein LOC128677377 — MHRLVPCLVVMLGSVLSIRINFTNCQTPEWTCINSVPNEIIYNCHRATTNDFIIHIKDYYTDHIKSVIVQNCRDLRVVLDCPLLQRASQLERFKIKDCDRLEFISLSTSSLLQTPPEVTIENVREIVSLPRNSFKSPVTNTELKCLGSTTLKKLRIFNSKINTIKTKAIHNVTGIKVIEFENVTVSAIENNAIETFMDNDESLFSIRNSKIENIGSRAITVRSKSVSIINNDFDDVMNNVLNITADDIRIVGNIFKAVNGLTLKSVSIDMSYNTINTFKSNALTNVKCIRKRTTKRQFVFTGNIINAFDPYSIIFEYSSCKSFGGSVVIKENRIDCKCRNIAFLQTASTNKELNNLILDATSNNTCLNVPCSLPVDVVRLLLESRMCDLNLDSQVMCLLYNDRLSNNEVTTDEDVTLPTPTFYLIRAANSQNGDASAAMTAIDKDDILKESNLNMTNRTTVKIVFDSSRDFVETLRSTGSNKENEIKPKEDSEHRNKCVGEQCKSIFINDRQKALDFYKYVYAQLRSPLHSTDKTKT, encoded by the exons ATGCACCGATTAGTACCGTGTCTTGTTGTGATGTTGGGATCAGTTCTTAGTATAAGAATCAATTTCACAAACTGCCAAACGCCAGAGTGGACTTGTATAAACAGTGTTCCTAATgagataatttataattgtcaTCGCGCAACCACTAAT GATTTTATAATACACATCAAGGATTACTACACGGACCACATAAAAAGCGTTATCGTGCAAAATTGCAGAGACCTTCGGGTGGTGTTGGACTGCCCCTTGTTGCAAAGAGCTTCTCAATTAGAAAGGTTTAAAATAAAGGACTGTGACagattagaatttatttctttatcaaCAAGTTCGTTGCTACAAACGCCGCCTGAGGTTACTATAGAAAATGTTCGAGAAATAGTGTCCCTCCCGAGGAACTCGTTCAAATCTCCTGTGACGAACACTGAACTGAAATGTCTGGGATCGACAACCCTGAAAAAATTACGAATCTTcaatagcaaaataaatacgATCAAGACCAAAGCCATTCACAACGTAACCGGAATAAAAGtcattgaatttgaaaatgtaaccGTATCTGCCATAGAGAATAACGCAATAGAAACTTTTATGGATAATGATGAATCGTTGTTTTCCATACGTAATAGCAAAATTGAAAACATTGGTTCTAGAGCGATTACAGTACGCAGCAAATCCGTTTCCATAATAAACAACGATTTTGATGATGTTATGAATAATGTGCTAAATATAACAGCTGATGATATACGTATAGTAGGAAATATATTCAAAGCTGTGAACGGTCTAACTTTAAAGTCAGTCAGTATAGATATGAgctacaatacaataaatacattcaaaaGTAACGCACTGACAAATGTTAAATGTATAAGAAAAAGAACAACGAAAAGGCAATTTGTGTTTActggaaatataattaatgcgTTCGATCCATATTCTATCATATTTGAATACAGCAGTTGCAAATCTTTCGGAGGCTCGGTggttataaaagaaaacagaATAGATTGCAAATGTCGTAACATCGCATTTTTGCAGACTGCCAGTACCAACAaagaattgaataatttaattctagaTGCGACATCGAACAACACATGTCTCAATGTACCCTGTTCACTTCCAGTGGACGTGGTGAGATTACTACTCGAAAGTCGAATGTGTGATCTGAATTTAGACTCTCAAGTTATGTGCTTACTATATAATGATAGGCTATCTAACAATGAAGTTACCACAGATGAGGACGTAACATTACCAACCCCCACTTTCTACCTCATAAGAGCTGCCAATTCGCAAAATGGTGATGCAAGTGCAGCTATGACCGCGATAGATAAGGATGATATACTAAAAGAAAGTAACTTAAACATGACCAATCGAACAACAGTTAAAATCGTATTCGATTCTTCTAGGGACTTTGTTGAAACTTTACGTAGTACCGGcagtaataaagaaaatgagaTTAAACCAAAGGAAGATTCAGAACACAGGAATAAATGCGTCGGTGAACAGtgcaaaagtatatttatcaatGACAGACAAAAAGCTTTAGACttctataaatatgtttacgCACAATTGCGGTCACCATTGCACAGTACTGATAAGACGAAGACCTGA